The genomic stretch attgTTAGTTATTTTTccttataaagaaaagtaaacCGTTGATTCTAAAATAAGTTGTTCAAATTCACTTCCAATTACATCATAGAGCACAATCCACACTGCAGTTGTTTATAGTTgtattttagtttctttttaaattaattttatttgaatgagcTTTTCATATAatcataaaaagcataaaattgGATATAAAGAGCAGCCCCAACGAGCCCCTTAGAAAAAGTAAAAACTACCCTTCCCGCCAAATCTTTTTTCTGTTACACACAATCGGTAAAAATGCACAGAAACAACTAAAATCAACCATGATATAAACAAACCGGACGGGGACTCCCTTCAACTCTTTCTCGTTAACACTTCCATGGCACCTTTCAAGAACCTTTTCACCACTTCCATTAACATCTCAAGAACCCTATCTTTCCCTTTACCAAGATCAAGAACCCACCGTTCAGCCATTGCCCTTCTCCTTCTTTCGttattcttcttctcctctacATCACTAACCAACCAATTGCCGTCTTTTTTAACTGCATCTTCTCTTGCCTCTAGCATTCTTTTTGCAGCAAACTATATTTCTCCATTCTCTTCAATCACATCTTCAAGAACATGTTTAGTCTCTGACTCAACCGATAACTGCACACTCTCTTCTGTTACTGCAATGGAGCGAACTCGCATGAAtccaagaaaagaagaagaaattgatgaTGTTATTGCAGGCCTTAGTTCTTGCGATATATTTAATGGAAATTGGGTTCTTGATGATTCTGATCCTATTTACCAACCTGGGTCTTGCCCTTTTTTAGATGATGCCTTCAACTGTTTCAATAACGGAAGGCCTGACCTGGACTATCTTCGATATCGATGGAAACCTCATGGATGCCACATTCCAAGGTCTGAAGACAGATTCCCttggtttcttttaattttcacatGAGTTATGCTTTTTTGTATGTGAGGATTCTTTCTCCGTTATTATTGTGGGTTTGTTGGATTGTGCAGGTTTGATGGGAGACAGATGTTGCGAATGTTGAGAGGGAAGAGAATGGTGTTTGTGGGGGACTCGTTGAATAGGAATATGTGGCAATCTTTGGTATGTGCATTGAGAGAATCAGTGGAGAATAAGAGCAGAATCTTTGAAATTGAGGGTCCGCGAGAGTTCAAGACTAGAGGGTTCTACTCTTTCAACTTCGTAGTGAGTTAAAGAAAATCTAGTTTTGTTAATTCTATCTGTTAATTACCGTTGGTTGTACTGCTATCATTCATGTCCCTTCAGCCCTGTTAGGTTCTCCATGCATTGCTCAAAATGGCTCCTGTAATTAATTCATCCATTTCTGATTGCCAGAGACCTCCTCTATGCTCGATCTCTTTTGTTAGTGATTAAGGGAACACATCTGAATAATGGGGTTTTTCAATAGCACACAGTAATCAGTTCATTACAGAATCTCCTAGTAAGCAAATGTATCTCCAAGTGTTCATTATAACTGGAAATGTCAGCACACTTCAATGGAACCATGTCCAAATCTGCATGTTCTGGTGGGTTAATTTAAGATGCAAAGCCTGCAATATTGCAACTGCAAAACCATGGGCTTATACTCACCAATACTCTTTACTCTGTTTTACAATCATCCAACCACAAATCCCTCCTACTGTGTTTTTCGACTTCTATAAAATGCTGTAGAAAGTCGAAAGAAGTTTTAAAGTTGCAGAGTTCAAACATCTGACTGTGCTCTTCCTATGATGCAGGATCATAATTGCTCGATAGACTTTGTAAAATCGCCATTCCTTGTTCAAGAATGGCGAAGCTCAGACAGGCGTGGAAATCGAAGAGAAAGACTCAGGCTTGACATGATCCAAACCC from Populus alba chromosome 8, ASM523922v2, whole genome shotgun sequence encodes the following:
- the LOC118062498 gene encoding protein trichome birefringence-like 4 isoform X2, coding for MAPFKNLFTTSINISRTLSFPLPRSRTHRSAIALLLLSLFFFSSTSLTNQLPSFLTASSLASSILFAANYISPFSSITSSRTCLVSDSTDNCTLSSVTAMERTRMNPRKEEEIDDVIAGLSSCDIFNGNWVLDDSDPIYQPGSCPFLDDAFNCFNNGRPDLDYLRYRWKPHGCHIPRFDGRQMLRMLRGKRMVFVGDSLNRNMWQSLVCALRESVENKSRIFEIEGPREFKTRGFYSFNFVDHNCSIDFVKSPFLVQEWRSSDRRGNRRERLRLDMIQTPSFNYHDADIIIFNTGHWWTHQKTYKGKNYFQEGRKVYNRLEVNEAYKKALWTWAKWVDSNINGSHTRVFFGGYSASHFRLIEFSFCGMPGKGNGIQAGIVMKRGSL
- the LOC118062498 gene encoding protein trichome birefringence-like 4 isoform X1; this encodes MAPFKNLFTTSINISRTLSFPLPRSRTHRSAIALLLLSLFFFSSTSLTNQLPSFLTASSLASSILFAANYISPFSSITSSRTCLVSDSTDNCTLSSVTAMERTRMNPRKEEEIDDVIAGLSSCDIFNGNWVLDDSDPIYQPGSCPFLDDAFNCFNNGRPDLDYLRYRWKPHGCHIPRFDGRQMLRMLRGKRMVFVGDSLNRNMWQSLVCALRESVENKSRIFEIEGPREFKTRGFYSFNFVDHNCSIDFVKSPFLVQEWRSSDRRGNRRERLRLDMIQTPSFNYHDADIIIFNTGHWWTHQKTYKGKNYFQEGRKVYNRLEVNEAYKKALWTWAKWVDSNINGSHTRVFFGGYSASHFRKGKWDSGGHCHEERQPVTNDTLLKPYPLMMKILESVISEMKTPVFYLNITRMTGYRKDGHPSVYRTPNVHQRIPGIIQDCSHWCLPGVPDSWNELFYATYLLSHHDLSSNN